A window of Macrotis lagotis isolate mMagLag1 chromosome 1, bilby.v1.9.chrom.fasta, whole genome shotgun sequence genomic DNA:
AGCTCCCATTGTTTCCCAAACCCTCCTGAGCCTCTATCTGTTTCTCCATCTGACTCTTCCTGTTTCTGTCCTCCATCACTCAATGTGTGTTTACTTTAATCTTTGAGTTGGTCTGgtcctcttcccccccacccaagACCCTGGAAAATCGGCTGGGGGGGTCTAGCCCAAGAGGGGAGGGGACCCCCCAAGGTCATTTCCTGTTGGAGGATGGGCTCCATTCTGACCCTTAACCACCCCCCCCAGTGTAATGGAAAATATGACATCACAGAATCCAAAGGAGGGGAAAGCCATTTGTTTGGGCTTTTCCTGGGACAGATCCCTCCTCCTCAGCAGCTACCATCCTTCTTAGAGAAGGACTCCTAGGGTCTCATCTTCCCAAActttgcccccccacccccaacttgaGAAGTTGGTAGGCCCTGGATGGCTGATGTCAAGATGGCAACTTGATGACAAAATGCGCTAGAGTTGTCTGattgaaagaattcaaatttaTTCCGATTGGGGACAGGGGCAAGGTTATCATCTTAGGGGATAAGGGggaatcttgggggggggggtctgggcTATCTAAGCCCtagtttcttcttctccttttgcttCTTCCTCACAACATCCAGGTTGCGGTCCTTCCACATACTCTTGCGCAGCTTGATGGGACGTGAGCCCACATACTTCCCTGGGGGGAGAGAGCTGGGTCAGTCAGGGCATCTGGGCTCGGGGCACCGGACTTGGGGGCCTCAGGATCCGACTTACCGTTCATCTCCCTCATGGCCCGCACATAGTCACTGGGGTCCTTGAAACTGACAAAGCCGTAACCCTTGGTCTTCCCTGTGCGCTTATCCCGGATCACTTTGGCCTTGAGGAAGGAGGGGAACCTGCTGAAGGCTCTGGCCAAAATGTCATCATTCACCTCATTGCCCAGGTCCCCACAGAAGATCCGGAAGTCATCTAGGCCacaaagggagagggaggagaagatgGCCTCCTTTCACCACCTCTGCCCCAGCCTCTCCTCAGCCTCGGGCTCCAGTAGCCTCTCATCTTTTACCTGCATCCCACTCCAGGAGGCTGGGGTCTTCCCAACTGCTCCCTGCTGCTGTTCGGATGCAACGCTTTAGTTTCTCTGGCTTCCCTTTCTTCTTGTCCTCACCCAAAGGCTCTGGGACCTGAGAGGATGTGGCAGGGGTAAGGACTGAAGAATCTTTGGGAGCAGACCCTAAGGTAAAATTTTCTCAACTCAAGTATTTTATTCAATGTCCACTGTTGGGAAAGATTCCCCGATACCCTCCGAATCACCTTTGCCCTCCTCAGAGCCACCCCTATGCTGTTCTCAACAGAGGTCCATACTGACCTCGAGGGCCATGAGTCCCGGAGGTGGCTGGGGTTCGGGCCGAGGCCGGGGCCTGGGTCTGAGGGACAGGAGCTCAGGGATTCTCAAAGGTGGAAGCAGACCCCGAACGACTTCCAGGGGTAGAGGCAGGGGTTCTGGCTCAGGCAGGGGCATGGCCAAGGGCAGGGGGAGGCTGGGCCCAATGACTGCAGCAGCTCCTGGGCCCCCCACAGCTGCACCTGCTTCTTCCAGTCCTGCAGCTGCAGCAGCTGCCACAGCCACAGCAGCagcttcctctttctctttcagccccaggcccaggcccaggcctAGTTCCCGAGGGGCTGGAGGCTCCTCCTGCCAAACAAGGAGATGAAGGCATCAGAGAAATAGAGGAGAAATGATGGGCCTTGGAACCGAGTTATGGCCAGAGCGGGCCCACTATCCCTACCTCCAAGGCCAGCAGGCACTCACAGCTCAGAATGTGAAATACCTGAGGGGGATGAGTGGAGGGAGCaggaaaaaagagatggaaatgaagatgaaatagaaCAAGAAAGGGAGATACACAGAGGGAAACAGGGAAAACTGAAGTACAGAAATCTAAGGGAGACCCAAAGGGACACTGATGACACACTCAAAGTTGGAGAAATATAAGTGTCCCCACATGTTCCTTTCTCATATGCAGTGGACACTCACTGGGGGGGGCCTCAGGGTTGCCATTGTGCCAAGTGGGGGTCCTGGTGCCCGGGCCATAGGTGGCAACATCATGGGAGGTCCAGGGGGCCCAGGCAGGGGAGGCCCTACCAGGGCCTGGTGTGGTGGCCGAAGAGCCATGGGCCGTGGGCCACCTGctgaaaagagaggaaatataTGGTGAAGGGGGTCCTTGAGTCTCTGAGGTGCCGGGGGACGCCAAAGAGGGGATGGGGCCGGGCCAGGAACATTCCCTGGGCCCTTCTCTCACCCGCTCTCTGCAGCACATGGGGGACGAAGGCTGGGCGCAGGATGGGGGGACGCTGCGGGGGCACTGCTGAGAgacacagagatggagacaggGCGTGAAGGGTCATGTCTCAGGTCCCAGGGTTCAGGGGTTGAGACATTTTTCATGGGGTGCTGGGGTCACTGCTGGCATTTCTAGAGTCAATCTTTTGAATCTCAGGGAGATCAGGGATCATTGGGATGTATGTGGGAGGAGGGAATGGGATTCTAGAAGGTTAGATGACGTTTCTGAGGGTTTGACAGTATCTTTTGGGGTCCCTTGGGTTACCAGGTCTCTGCAAAAGTACTACAGTTAGGAgatgcgtgcgtgtgtgtgtgtgtgtgtgtgtgtgtgtgtgtgtgtgtgtaagcgtAATTGCTGGGAGTGCTAGGGGCTCTGGAAAGAATCCTGAGGAAGTCTCAAAATCTTAGAGGGATTTCCTGGGTTGATTAATTAATTTGAATGGATGGGTGGAAGGGAAAGAGCCTAGGGGTATGAGTGTGTGTTGGGGCAGAGAATGTTGAATCCTAGGCTTTGAGTCCTGGGCACTGACCCGCCCGGCGAAGGAACATGGCATCTCGGGCCTCGGGGCTGTCAAGACGTCCTCTATCTCCACCAGGGCCAAAACCAACtgtgggagagaaaaaaactgcATGGGTGGATGGACCACCTCGCTGCCTCCTTCTTGACCCTCCCTCATACTTCCTTCCCAACTCACCAGGACCCACAAAGGGGCCAGGGGGACCTACAATGGGAGCAATTActgtggctgctgctgctgcccggGCCTCCAGGCTCTGCTGGACCTGACCGGGGGGAGGACAAGAGAAAGAGGTCAGTGAAGGAGGGACAAAGGGTAAAAAGCCGGCTTGGAATGAACGAATCAGTTGAACGGTCCGGTCTACACCCAGGAAAGCACACCATACCCCCCTACCTGCTGGTAGGTGTTGGTGGCAATGATTGGGCGGATCACAGGTGCAGGCTCCACAGCTGGCACAACTGGGGCTGGAATCCCAGATATCGGAGCCCCCAAGACTTCCTGCTCAAACCTGTGGGGCAGAAATGCGAAAGGTTTCAGACATAAAATCTCTGGGGACGGCGGCAGACTCGGGAATGCCAGGGCAGAGGGTCGGAGCCGGAAGAGGCGAGGGGGTGCCCGGAGACGTCCCGCCGGCCGGAGTCTGACACTTTGGGGGCAGGACGAATCCTGAGGAAAAGCGGCAGGGGCGGGGCAGAGGAGACGAAACCAGAGCGGGCGGGGGAGGCCCCAGAGGCCCGCGCCGAGGAGACCCCAGGGGGCCGGGGTGGGCACGGCCGCCCCCCGCCCAGCAGGTCTCCCCCCCACTCGCGGGCTGCTGGGGGGAGGCCGCCCGGCCCGGGGCGCGGCGGGGGAGGGGGCTCACAGGGCCATCTCCGCCTCCATCTCTTTCAGTCGCTCCTCGCCGCTCTTCCCGGGCAGGCCGGGCCCCGGGCCCGCGGGCAAGGCTCCCCCCGCGACCGGGAGTCCCGGAGGCGGCCCTGTCCCTGCCATCGTCGTCGCCACTGTCGCTTCCGCCGCGGACACCGTCTGCCGTCCGAGCGGGCGCACGTCGATGACGCCAGGACGCACGTGCTCCGTCGGACCCAACCAGCTCCGCTCTGCGCGGGTCCGGCAGGCGCGCAAGCGCAGTTGCTTCCTCGCAGCCTGGGCCAACGAGAGCTCGCGGAGCCGGAGGCCACGCCCCCAGCCTGCAACTTTGTTTCCATCGCCCGGCACTTCCCCGCAGGGAGgacggggcgggggcggggccgtcCCCTCCACGGCCGGCTCGGACCCGGGCTCAGGGCTCAGCCCGCCAGTAACTGGCCGAGCCTGGCCCGGGCTCGGCAGAATCCCCGACTCCCTCGTGGGCCCCCGGGACATGGGAAGATTGGGGAGCTGGCAAGACTGAGACCCCGCGCCTCGGCCCCCTCAGCTGGCCGTGACCCGAGAGCTGCTACGAGGGAAAGACCCGGTGGATGCCCCTGGCCTTGGCCAGGCTAAGGGAGGGGCCTTCCCCTGGAGAGCCCCGGGTGGGGGCCAGTCCTTCCCCACGCCCGGGAGGGCCCAGCTCCTCCGCTGGGCGTGGGTCGGTCGGGTCTTGGCCCTTATAGGGGAAGTTATGAGGGGGGCAGGGTGGCGGGTCGGTCTCTGCTCCCCCCTCTCCAAACCCAACCTAAAGGAGATCCTCGGGGATCATGAGGTCCAGTCCTTGGTTTGTTGGGGCCCCAGAAATGCGAAGTGATTTAAGGTCACATCCAACTCTTAGCAATTCAAATTGTAATAAACGGGAGTTCAGGTCTCACAGACCACCGTGTCCTGCCCTTGAAAGGAAGGACAGCCTCAAACCCGGGTGGAGGTTGGACTGGGAATCAGGGGTTTCGGTCCCTGAGTTTTTCAGCCATGCTATTAGAGTTTAGGTTTCTTGGGAAATAAGGATGCCCCACCTTCCTGTGCAGAGTGCAGGGGCCCAGAAGCCCTTTGGTGTTTCCAGGTTCATTCTGTCCCCAAGCTCGTCCATACCCCCCAAAACTTGAATCCTGGGGAAGGTTAAGTAGCTTGGGGGAGGGTAAAGCCTTGGCAGATGGCTGTTAAGAGCTCAAGGTCTGGCTCCATCCCCTGCATCATCTCCACTCAAGATACACACCCCTGCTCTCCTAGGGAAGACCTTGAGGAGAAAATGGGGGCTGAGTACCCCAAGGCCTGAGGAAGTCTGATCTCTATAGGGGACCAAGATTTCTGAAGCATCTCGCCCATGACCCACTTGACACCGAATCTACACATCAAGGCAGGAAGGCTAAAATTTTGAGTAGAGTCCCATGAAGATGTTGCCCTCTACTAGAAGTAAAGATGCCACTGTATCCTCTCTAGGGAAGGGTCCTTCCCAGTCTGCTGCCAGTCTTTGGAAGTGACCTCCCATCTGTAACACATGCCATGAGAGTGACGTGGAGACCAGCTCAGATTCCAAGCTATGGCTCAGCCTTCTTCCAAAACCTCCAGTTTCTTTCACCCTCCACTTCAACCCCATCACCTAATCAGCATGTCACAGATCTGCTCTCCTTCCCCATCTTCTTCCTTGGAGGAGTATTTTGAGCCTTTGATttcctatccttaaggaaataTCCCCCAAGTGGACCACCATTCCCTTGGGAAACACCTCCTCTAGCTTAAGCTGAGGGGTTTGTGGAATTGGGGGCCAGGGAGGTCAAGGGCCAAGTGGACAGGAGTTGGTTCAGGGGCACTGAAGAAGTGGAGAAGTTGAGTCAGAGTCTgtgaaatcaaagagaaaagcTCCGATCCCAGAATCTTGGGACACTTTACTGAGAGGAGCAGTCTGTCCTTTTTACAGTGAAAGGACTCATCAGATTCTATTAGCATCCAATATCTCCGTGGTTCTGTGGCTCTCCACTTCCAAATCTCAGTGTTCAGGCTCTCCGTCCCTGGGCCCGGGCCCAGCGCAACTTCCACTGCTGCAGTGAGAGGCCCTCCTGGTCCTGGAGCTCTCCAGGGAGTGCGTTCTGCCCAGGCTGGTCCCACCTGGGGGCAAGGCAGAAAGTAAGTGGCTGGGATCCTTCCCACAGCCCAGGCCCAGAACATCGCAGCTTTCCTCCCACCAGATCCTTTCTTCACCCACTCTCATCAGCTCCCACTCAAGGCTCCCAGGGTTGTCCCTCTCACCAGTCTCCCACAGCCTTCAAAAGCTGGGGGATGCGATCCAGGCCCCGTTCCATCAGCTCCTCGAGACGATGCAGGATGGGGCCAAGATGCTCCTGCTGCTGCTTCTCCTTAGACTCCTGGATCTGAAGCAGTTctggggggaagaaggaagggaggctATTCAGGGTGATTCAGTGAGCATCTACTCAACACCTGTGTTGTGTAGACTTTCATGTTAGTTAACATGGGCTACTCCTTGCCACCCTCAAAGATTTTTCAGTTTAAAGGGGCAAACAAATATGCTAATAATGGAGAgtaaaaagtttagaaaatagCATAAGATgaaatgttttaggaaaatctgaGAAAGTGGATTGCTTTCCTCTGGGTAAACCGCTTCAGGATTTACAACGGAGATGGGCACTGagatgaagatgaggaggaaTGGTCATAGCCCGAATCTCAAATCATAAGAGAGCAGGAGGAAATCAGGTTTGGCcaaactcatcattttttttttttaaattcagcaaCTTCTGGGCCACAGCATTTCATAAATTCCTGATGAAATCTCAGGAAAAAATAGGCTGGATGGTAGAGCTGCACAAGGGTTGTGGGCACTGCCAGGACTAACTTTCCCCCTTAAACCTTCAAGCTCTCTTagatttctccctttctttgtccTAAAACACCTGTCCACATTTGCTGGGTCCTGTGCATTCTGCCTCTACACTACTCAGATATGCATTTCTGCTGCCAAGAGATGACCACATGGCAGAAGGAGAGGGTACAGAGATGGTGAAGGTGATTGggagtgaggaggaggaggaggggatttctggccaagatggcaaacTACATGGAGACCTCCCACTCTTAGACATCGACTTcagcaaaaatctgaaataatgaCCAAGAAATTGACTGAAAGTCACAATAAATGATTTCTTCCACGCTAGAACTGCACAAAAAGCCATCAGGCCACAGGAAAAGGGCCCACCAGCCAAGCAAGCAAGACTATACAGCCTTTGAGCACAAGCAAAAATGGGTTATGATCAAAGGCAATCTGTAAAGGCAGCAAGAATGAAGAGGTCCCCCTAACAGTCCCAAATAGGAAGGGCCCTGACCAGGATGAGTGTGGGTCAGACCAGGGTTCTGGGGTACCTAGCACTCTGACCCGACTTGCTAGAGAGTGCCTTAAAGATCCAGAACTCTGGACCTTGGAAAAGCAGAATGCTTTGGAAGGTTTAGAGTAGGGACCCAAATAAACAGGGTAAGAGCAGGGAGGGCTGAACGCTCCACCTTCAAGTACAAAGCTGGGGTGCTGAGTCTCCTGACTCCCATAGGGCCCTAGTTGAGCTAAAGCTGGAGAGGTGAGGAAAACCAAGCATCAACTAGTAGCACAGATTACTACCAAATCTACAAATCCAGTCAGGAAATTCTGTTAACAGTTACAGGTGGatcaaaacaaagtcaaaaggttaaaagaaaatgtagataCAAGATATCAAAACTGGTTTGAAAAACAGATCAAGCAGAGATAACTTTAAAGAATCATTGTACTCTCCTAAAACCATAATgtatttaaaaggagaaaaaaaagccaggacaTGACACAAATTGCTCTGAGCTAAGAGAACCagaggatgaaatgaaaaatagaaggcaCCAATTATGTTCTGAAAGGAATCCCCAAAAGGAAAAACTACTGCCAGCATCTAAAAGGAAGCAatcaatcaggatcacacaacacAGGGTTTCTAAAAACAAAGGATGATCTGGGAACACAACAtttcaaaagtcaaaagaaaCAATTGGCTTACAactaagaataatttatatagcaAAGATGAATATAATcctacagggaaaaaaatggatcttGAATAGAACAGAAGCCTTGCAGCATTTTTGTGGTAAGGATAGGAGCTGAATGGTAACACTATAACAGAGAAACTGGGGAAGGTAAATGTATTTGAGGATTCAAAAGGGCCTTATGATATTGTGTGAACAttctaaaggggaaaagaaatgttTCTTCAGGACTTAATTTCATAAAAGGGAATTAGATAAAAACAAAGGGTCTAAGAGGGGGTGAACTGGTACCattctgaagaagagaaaaaaattaaaaggaggaACACATTTGTGTAGATGGAGGAGAAAAAAGTGGGGCCTGCTGTTTTTCATAATTAGAATAGAGAAGTTTGCAGACATGGTGGAAAGGGTGAGGGAACAGAGGCAGATGCAACTCACTTCTACCAGAGGTGGACAAAGGAGGATTGAACATGCACAGTTTGGTGGGGAACAAATGGGCAGGGGGATGGGATACGAGGGAGCATGATATGGGGGAGGGAAGTtctataaacaaaacaaatttcctgaTCGTGAAGGggaggaaacaggaaaaaagaatcaagagGGGGCCCAGTCACTGGAGAAgagctggacaaattgtggtatgtcaATATAAGGagatattactgtgctgtaagaaatgatggaagagaggattAAAGGGAATCCTGGGCAACATGATCTGATCAAAGccagagaacaatttacacaaggTTTGTCAAAACAATGACTGGCTATCTGTGTCTTTGGCAGGCCAAGTCCACCTCCGGGGGttcagggaggagagaaagggggtcAGGGTGCAGAAAGACATGGATATTTTTGGAAATGGCTACATGATATGGATTTATTCTGCTAGACAATGCTTATCTTTCAGAAAGttggttttttaaattgtgtGAAATTGGGATAGAGAGGAAGCTTAAGCAATATGGATTTTCTCCAAAGAATGCATTAAAACATCTTATAATGCataaaaaagaacagaaggaaattcaCAGGGAAACAAAGACAAGTAGAGTTTTCAAAGTCAGGTAATGGTCTGAAATAAGGGGGTTACAGTTTTGGaaacgtgtgtgtatgtgtgtgtgtgagagcaAGAGAGAATACTCTTTCTTTTGGCATGTTTaatctcaaaatttaaaaaaaaaggttgattGGGAAGAATTTGGACTCTTGAATCCCAAGAAATTGAATTTGGGAGGAAAAATGTGGGAGAACTTggagcagagaagaaaaaaggatcaaGGAAAAAGGATCCGCAGACTCcctggggaggagaaaggaagtggAGGCAAGATTAAGGGTCAGAGGGTAAAAGATCGGGGaaacaaaacagagaaggaaacaagacAACAAGGACTGATAAAGGGATCATAAATGCTCCAGAGGGAGTTCTGAATATCTATAAACAGGCTGTGAGACAAAGATGAGGTTTGCAATCACTGATGAGCTTGGAAAATGTGGCTGGCTGAGGCTGGCTCTGGGCCTGCAGAAGTGTTTGGGTTTCTGAAATGAGGCCCATTCTTAGGTTCAAACTGCAGGCTGGTTGAGCTCTTTCCTAGAACTAGAGAAAGGTGAAAGTCAAGGAATTCCTCTGGTCTTACCTCTTGGTAAGTGGCAAACTGCTGGTTTTGGTAATGCCCAGAGAGGTAGGAacaggatgattttttttttttttaggtttttgcaaggcaaacggggttaagtggcttgcccaaggccacacagctaggtaattattaagtgtctgagactagatttgaacccaggtactcctgactccagggccggtgctttatccactatgccacctagccaccccaggatgaTTCTTGTAAATAAAGTTTATTGCATTTACAAATGTAAAAACTGTTCTCTAGGTAGGGTAACTGGCCAACTCCTGCTCTGGGTCAGTGGGAAGGAGTCAGTGATCTGGTGACCAATTCTGTTGGTCTTCTGTCGTGGATCTCCCTGAccaccctcttttcttctttctaagtCTTAGTAACATAAGTTTGTCTCTTCCATCCAGCCTGTCTTTCCTTGAGATTTCAGTCTCACATCACCAGCTGTCTACTGGATGCTTCGAACTGAATTTTGAGAGGCATTTCAAACTCAGTGTCCACAACAgaatttccccttatttctttgCTAATCTCATCCCCTTTTCTCTCAAAGGCATCACCAAAAAGTTCTGGTTCATAACCTCAACcatgattttaaactccttccttcctctctctcttcctgaatCCATCAGCTATTGAATCCCACCCTTTCCATGTCCACATCCTTTGCATGCTTTCCTCACACTGAGATCACCATCATATCTAC
This region includes:
- the LOC141509378 gene encoding RNA-binding protein 42-like isoform X8, which translates into the protein MAGTGPPPGLPVAGGALPAGPGPGLPGKSGEERLKEMEAEMALFEQEVLGAPISGIPAPVVPAVEPAPVIRPIIATNTYQQVQQSLEARAAAAATVIAPIVGPPGPFVGPGELGRKYEGGSRRRQRGGPSTHAVFFSPTVGFGPGGDRGRLDSPEARDAMFLRRAAVPPQRPPILRPAFVPHVLQRAAGGPRPMALRPPHQALVGPPLPGPPGPPMMLPPMARAPGPPLGTMATLRPPPEEPPAPRELGLGLGLGLKEKEEAAAVAVAAAAAAGLEEAGAAVGGPGAAAVIGPSLPLPLAMPLPEPEPLPLPLEVVRGLLPPLRIPELLSLRPRPRPRPEPQPPPGLMALEVPEPLGEDKKKGKPEKLKRCIRTAAGSSWEDPSLLEWDADDFRIFCGDLGNEVNDDILARAFSRFPSFLKAKVIRDKRTGKTKGYGFVSFKDPSDYVRAMREMNGKYVGSRPIKLRKSMWKDRNLDVVRKKQKEKKKLGLR
- the LOC141509378 gene encoding RNA-binding protein 42-like isoform X2; amino-acid sequence: MAGTGPPPGLPVAGGALPAGPGPGLPGKSGEERLKEMEAEMALFEQEVLGAPISGIPAPVVPAVEPAPVIRPIIATNTYQQVQQSLEARAAAAATVIAPIVGPPGPFVGPGELGRKYEGGSRRRQRGGPSTHAVFFSPTVGFGPGGDRGRLDSPEARDAMFLRRAVPPQRPPILRPAFVPHVLQRAAGGPRPMALRPPHQALVGPPLPGPPGPPMMLPPMARAPGPPLGTMATLRPPPEEPPAPRELGLGLGLGLKEKEEAAAVAVAAAAAAGLEEAGAAVGGPGAAAVIGPSLPLPLAMPLPEPEPLPLPLEVVRGLLPPLRIPELLSLRPRPRPRPEPQPPPGLMALEVPEPLGEDKKKGKPEKLKRCIRTAAGSSWEDPSLLEWDADDFRIFCGDLGNEVNDDILARAFSRFPSFLKAKVIRDKRTGKTKGYGFVSFKDPSDYVRAMREMNGKYVGSRPIKLRKSMWKDRNLDVVRKKQKEKKKLGLR
- the LOC141509378 gene encoding RNA-binding protein 42-like isoform X9; translation: MAGTGPPPGLPVAGGALPAGPGPGLPGKSGEERLKEMEAEMALFEQEVLGAPISGIPAPVVPAVEPAPVIRPIIATNTYQQVQQSLEARAAAAATVIAPIVGPPGPFVGPVGFGPGGDRGRLDSPEARDAMFLRRAAVPPQRPPILRPAFVPHVLQRAAGGPRPMALRPPHQALVGPPLPGPPGPPMMLPPMARAPGPPLGTMATLRPPPEEPPAPRELGLGLGLGLKEKEEAAAVAVAAAAAAGLEEAGAAVGGPGAAAVIGPSLPLPLAMPLPEPEPLPLPLEVVRGLLPPLRIPELLSLRPRPRPRPEPQPPPGLMALEVPEPLGEDKKKGKPEKLKRCIRTAAGSSWEDPSLLEWDADDFRIFCGDLGNEVNDDILARAFSRFPSFLKAKVIRDKRTGKTKGYGFVSFKDPSDYVRAMREMNGKYVGSRPIKLRKSMWKDRNLDVVRKKQKEKKKLGLR
- the LOC141509378 gene encoding RNA-binding protein 42-like isoform X3, encoding MAGTGPPPGLPVAGGALPAGPGPGLPGKSGEERLKEMEAEMALFEQEVLGAPISGIPAPVVPAVEPAPVIRPIIATNTYQQVQQSLEARAAAAATVIAPIVGPPGPFVGPGELGRKYEGGSRRRQRGGPSTHAVFFSPTVGFGPGGDRGRLDSPEARDAMFLRRAVPPQRPPILRPAFVPHVLQRAGGPRPMALRPPHQALVGPPLPGPPGPPMMLPPMARAPGPPLGTMATLRPPPEEPPAPRELGLGLGLGLKEKEEAAAVAVAAAAAAGLEEAGAAVGGPGAAAVIGPSLPLPLAMPLPEPEPLPLPLEVVRGLLPPLRIPELLSLRPRPRPRPEPQPPPGLMALEVPEPLGEDKKKGKPEKLKRCIRTAAGSSWEDPSLLEWDADDFRIFCGDLGNEVNDDILARAFSRFPSFLKAKVIRDKRTGKTKGYGFVSFKDPSDYVRAMREMNGKYVGSRPIKLRKSMWKDRNLDVVRKKQKEKKKLGLR
- the LOC141509378 gene encoding RNA-binding protein 42-like isoform X4 encodes the protein MAGTGPPPGLPVAGGALPAGPGPGLPGKSGEERLKEMEAEMALFEQEVLGAPISGIPAPVVPAVEPAPVIRPIIATNTYQQVQQSLEARAAAAATVIAPIVGPPGPFVGPGELGRKYEGGSRRRQRGGPSTHAVFFSPTVGFGPGGDRGRLDSPEARDAMFLRRAAGGPRPMALRPPHQALVGPPLPGPPGPPMMLPPMARAPGPPLGTMATLRPPPEEPPAPRELGLGLGLGLKEKEEAAAVAVAAAAAAGLEEAGAAVGGPGAAAVIGPSLPLPLAMPLPEPEPLPLPLEVVRGLLPPLRIPELLSLRPRPRPRPEPQPPPGLMALEVPEPLGEDKKKGKPEKLKRCIRTAAGSSWEDPSLLEWDADDFRIFCGDLGNEVNDDILARAFSRFPSFLKAKVIRDKRTGKTKGYGFVSFKDPSDYVRAMREMNGKYVGSRPIKLRKSMWKDRNLDVVRKKQKEKKKLGLR
- the LOC141509378 gene encoding RNA-binding protein 42-like isoform X5 yields the protein MAGTGPPPGLPVAGGALPAGPGPGLPGKSGEERLKEMEAEMALFEQEVLGAPISGIPAPVVPAVEPAPVIRPIIATNTYQQVQQSLEARAAAAATVIAPIVGPPGPFVGPGELGRKYEGGSRRRQRGGPSTHAVFFSPTVGFGPGGDRGRLDSPEARDAMFLRRAGGPRPMALRPPHQALVGPPLPGPPGPPMMLPPMARAPGPPLGTMATLRPPPEEPPAPRELGLGLGLGLKEKEEAAAVAVAAAAAAGLEEAGAAVGGPGAAAVIGPSLPLPLAMPLPEPEPLPLPLEVVRGLLPPLRIPELLSLRPRPRPRPEPQPPPGLMALEVPEPLGEDKKKGKPEKLKRCIRTAAGSSWEDPSLLEWDADDFRIFCGDLGNEVNDDILARAFSRFPSFLKAKVIRDKRTGKTKGYGFVSFKDPSDYVRAMREMNGKYVGSRPIKLRKSMWKDRNLDVVRKKQKEKKKLGLR
- the LOC141509378 gene encoding RNA-binding protein 42-like isoform X1, producing the protein MAGTGPPPGLPVAGGALPAGPGPGLPGKSGEERLKEMEAEMALFEQEVLGAPISGIPAPVVPAVEPAPVIRPIIATNTYQQVQQSLEARAAAAATVIAPIVGPPGPFVGPGELGRKYEGGSRRRQRGGPSTHAVFFSPTVGFGPGGDRGRLDSPEARDAMFLRRAAVPPQRPPILRPAFVPHVLQRAGGPRPMALRPPHQALVGPPLPGPPGPPMMLPPMARAPGPPLGTMATLRPPPEEPPAPRELGLGLGLGLKEKEEAAAVAVAAAAAAGLEEAGAAVGGPGAAAVIGPSLPLPLAMPLPEPEPLPLPLEVVRGLLPPLRIPELLSLRPRPRPRPEPQPPPGLMALEVPEPLGEDKKKGKPEKLKRCIRTAAGSSWEDPSLLEWDADDFRIFCGDLGNEVNDDILARAFSRFPSFLKAKVIRDKRTGKTKGYGFVSFKDPSDYVRAMREMNGKYVGSRPIKLRKSMWKDRNLDVVRKKQKEKKKLGLR
- the LOC141509378 gene encoding RNA-binding protein 42-like isoform X7; translation: MAGTGPPPGLPVAGGALPAGPGPGLPGKSGEERLKEMEAEMALFEQEVLGAPISGIPAPVVPAVEPAPVIRPIIATNTYQQVQQSLEARAAAAATVIAPIVGPPGPFVGPVGFGPGGDRGRLDSPEARDAMFLRRAGGPRPMALRPPHQALVGPPLPGPPGPPMMLPPMARAPGPPLGTMATLRPPPEEPPAPRELGLGLGLGLKEKEEAAAVAVAAAAAAGLEEAGAAVGGPGAAAVIGPSLPLPLAMPLPEPEPLPLPLEVVRGLLPPLRIPELLSLRPRPRPRPEPQPPPGLMALEVPEPLGEDKKKGKPEKLKRCIRTAAGSSWEDPSLLEWDADDFRIFCGDLGNEVNDDILARAFSRFPSFLKAKVIRDKRTGKTKGYGFVSFKDPSDYVRAMREMNGKYVGSRPIKLRKSMWKDRNLDVVRKKQKEKKKLGLR
- the LOC141509378 gene encoding RNA-binding protein 42-like isoform X6, encoding MAGTGPPPGLPVAGGALPAGPGPGLPGKSGEERLKEMEAEMALFEQEVLGAPISGIPAPVVPAVEPAPVIRPIIATNTYQQVQQSLEARAAAAATVIAPIVGPPGPFVGPVGFGPGGDRGRLDSPEARDAMFLRRAAGGPRPMALRPPHQALVGPPLPGPPGPPMMLPPMARAPGPPLGTMATLRPPPEEPPAPRELGLGLGLGLKEKEEAAAVAVAAAAAAGLEEAGAAVGGPGAAAVIGPSLPLPLAMPLPEPEPLPLPLEVVRGLLPPLRIPELLSLRPRPRPRPEPQPPPGLMALEVPEPLGEDKKKGKPEKLKRCIRTAAGSSWEDPSLLEWDADDFRIFCGDLGNEVNDDILARAFSRFPSFLKAKVIRDKRTGKTKGYGFVSFKDPSDYVRAMREMNGKYVGSRPIKLRKSMWKDRNLDVVRKKQKEKKKLGLR